Genomic segment of Umezawaea sp. Da 62-37:
GCACGCCCGCGATCGGCGGGAGCAGCGTGATGCCGACGGTGTCGATGACCAGGCCGCCGAACAGGCCGGACAGGCCGACACCGAGGTAGATGGCGGACGCGTTGAGGGACAGCACCAGGCCGCCGCCCGCGGGCGCGAGTTCGATGAGCCAGTTCTGGATGGGCGGGTTGACCGACCAGGTGAACAGGCCCCACACGAACAGCGCGACGCCCGCGGTGGCGGTGGTCGTGGCGGTCAGCGGCAGCGTGGCGAGGACGGCCGTGAAGACGGCGAAGATGACGAAAAGCAGGCGCCTGCTGCCGAAGCGGTCGGTGAGCCTGCCGCTCAGCGAGTTGCCGATCGCGCCGCCGACGCCGTAGGCGAACAGCAGCAGCGAGATCACCGTGCCGTGCACGCCCGCCGTGGCGGCGAGCAGGGGCGAGATGTAGGTGAACACGCTGAACGCGGCCAGGCAGGCCAGCACGGTCATCGCGAGCACGGTCATGACGCGGCGGTCGGCGGCGACGGCGAGGCGCTCGCGCAGGCCGACCACGGGCGGCGTGGCGACCCGCGGCACACCCAGCCCGACCATGCCCGCGGCGATGAGCGAGGCCGCGCCGACGGCGGCGAACACGGTCTGGTAGCCGATGGTGCCGCCGAGCAGGCTGCCCGCCGGGACGCCGAGGATCAGCGAGAACGTGAGGCCGCCGAACACCGTGGCGACGGCGCGGCCCCGGTGCTCCGGTGTGGTCAGCACGGTCGCGACCAGGGTGGCGGCGGGTGTGTAGGCGGCCGCGCCGAGGGCGCTGACGACCCGCGCCGCCAGCAGCAGCGGGTAGTTCGGGGCGAGGGCGGACAGGACGTTGCCGAGCGCGGAGACCAGGAGCGCGGCGACCAGCAGCTTGCGCCGGTCCCAGCGGCCGGTGAGGGCGGCGAGGACGGGTGCCGCGACGGCGTAGGACAGCGCGAAGACGGTGAGCAGCTGCCCCGCCGTGGACAGCGAGACGTCCAGTTCGCGGCTCACGGCGGGCAGCAGGCCGGACAGGATGTAGCCGCTCGTGCCCACGGTGAAGGCGCCGGCGGCGAGCAGGTAGGTGCGGGCGGACATCGGACTCCCAGCTTCGGCCATTGGTTCGACGGTGACCGTACTACGATTTTCATCGAACTACGACAAGTGTCGTACTATGGGATCGTGGACGCCCTCGAACACCCCGCGCTCGACGAGATCCGCATCGAGGCCGTGCTGCAGGCGCTGGCCGACCCGATGCGGCTGACGATCGTGCGCACGCTGGCCGAGCGCGGGACGGGCGTCGCCTGCGGGAGCATCGAGCTGTCGATCGGCAAGTCCACGCGGACGCACCACGTCCGGACGCTGCGGGAGGCGGGGGTCGTGCACGTGCGGGCGGAAGGGACGTCGCGGATCTGCACGCTGCGGCGCGACGACCTCGACGCGCTCTACCCCGGACTGCTGGGCGGCGTCCTGGCGGCGGAGCACTGACCGCGGAACCAATTCGTCGACAATCAACACAATTCCGCAATAATGCGGTCCCGAATTGGTCGAGACCTTTCGGAGAACGGTGGGTTTCATACCGCCGGAAGAGTGATTTCCCCAGTCGGTAACCACTGGGAATGTCGTTGCGACGAACGGGTTGCTCCAGTTGAGCGAACTCACGCCCTCCGACGACGCGGGCGGCTAGGGTGGGCCGCGTTCCGCTCCCTGCCTGGCACATTGGAGATCGCGCGCGGTGGACGCACTACTCGGCCTTTCGGAAAAAATCGCGTTGGCGACCCTCATGATGTTCGTGGAGGAAGCTTCGAACACGGAGATCAAGGAGCAGTTCGGCTTCACGATCGACAAGAAGTCCCGCGAACGGCTCGAAGGCCTCGGTTACATCAAGGCCCGCAAGTCGAAGGAACTGCGCGGCGCCTTCGTGCACGAACTCACCGAACAGG
This window contains:
- a CDS encoding MFS transporter; the protein is MAEAGSPMSARTYLLAAGAFTVGTSGYILSGLLPAVSRELDVSLSTAGQLLTVFALSYAVAAPVLAALTGRWDRRKLLVAALLVSALGNVLSALAPNYPLLLAARVVSALGAAAYTPAATLVATVLTTPEHRGRAVATVFGGLTFSLILGVPAGSLLGGTIGYQTVFAAVGAASLIAAGMVGLGVPRVATPPVVGLRERLAVAADRRVMTVLAMTVLACLAAFSVFTYISPLLAATAGVHGTVISLLLFAYGVGGAIGNSLSGRLTDRFGSRRLLFVIFAVFTAVLATLPLTATTTATAGVALFVWGLFTWSVNPPIQNWLIELAPAGGGLVLSLNASAIYLGVGLSGLFGGLVIDTVGITLLPPIAGVLALAAFGLLIRASRRPRVPEQPVLLPV
- a CDS encoding helix-turn-helix domain-containing protein; amino-acid sequence: MDALEHPALDEIRIEAVLQALADPMRLTIVRTLAERGTGVACGSIELSIGKSTRTHHVRTLREAGVVHVRAEGTSRICTLRRDDLDALYPGLLGGVLAAEH